The region GCAGTTCGTCGACAGTTTTGAAAAGGTTGACCTGGCACTGGCCAACGTAGCGGCAGTGCGCGATGCCGTTGGGCCGAATGTCGGTATCGGCGTGGACTTCCATGGTCGCGTGCATAAACCGATGGCCAAGGTGCTGATGAAGGAGCTTGACCCCTACAAGCTGATGTTCATTGAAGAGCCGGTGCTCAGCGAAAACTACGAAGCGCTCAAGGAACTGGCACCGCTGACCAGTACCCCGATTGCCCTGGGCGAGCGCCTGTTCTCGCGCTGGGACTTCAAGCGTGTGCTCAGCGAAGGGTATGTCGACATCATTCAACCCGATGCTTCCCATGCGGGCGGGATCACCGAAACCCGCAAGATCGCCAACATGGCCGAGGCCTATGACGTAGCGCTGGCACTGCATTGCCCGCTGGGTCCGATCGCGCTGGCGGCGTGCCTGCAGCTGGATGCGGTGTGCTACAACGCTTTCATCCAGGAGCAAAGCCTGGGCATCCATTACAACGAAAGCAACGATCTGCTGGATTACGTCAAGGATCCTGCGGTATTCGACTACGACAAAGGCTTCGTCAAAATCCCCAACGGCCCGGGCCTGGGGATTGAAATCAACGAAGAGTACGTCCAGGAGCGTGCTGTGATCGGCCATCGCTGGCGCAACCCAATCTGGCGCCATGCCGACGGCAGCTTCGCCGAGTGGTAATACCTCTTAAAACCCTGTAGCCGCTGCCGAAGGCTGCGATGGACAGCGCAGCAGGCCTGTTGTCAAAGGCTCTGCGATCTTTATCGCGGTTACAGGGTTTGCATTTACGACCTCAATAACTCTAAAAATGAGGCATGTCCCATGACAAGCACTGTCGCGCAAGCGTCACTGGTGGCGCCTAGCCGCAAGCGTTTTTTCATTATGGTTCTGTTGTTTATCACCGTGGTGATCAACTATCTGGACCGTAGCAACCTGTCGATTGCCGCCCCCGCGCTGACCAGCGACCTGGGAATTGACCCGATTCACGTCGGGCTGATCTTCTCGGCCTTTGGCTGGACCTACGCTGCCATGCAAATCCCTGGCGGCTGGCTGGTGGACCGCGTGCCGCCACGGATTCTCTACAGCGTCGCGTTGCTGCTGTGGTCGGTGGCCACGGTGATGCTCGGTTTCGCTGCCAGCTTTATCGCGCTGTTTGTACTGCGCATGGCTGTGGGCGCACTGGAGGCCCCGGCATACCCGATCAACAGCCGTGTCGTGACCACCTGGTTTCCGGAGCGCGAACGCGCCACCGCCATTGGCTTTTACACCTCAGGGCAGTTTGTCGGGCTAGCGTTTTTGACCCCGGTGCTGGCGTGGCTGCAGCATCAATGGGGTTGGCACATGGTGTTTGTCAGCACCGGTGTGGTCGGGATTATCTGGGCAGTTATCTGGTACGCGGTGTACCGCGAGCCGCGTGATTTCAAAGGCGCCAACCAGGCGGAGATCGACCTGATTATCGAAGGCGGCGGGCTGGTGGATATCCAGGCGCAAACGGCTAAGCGCAAGGCGCCATTCAGTTGGTACGACCTCGGTATCGTGCTCAGCAAGCGTAAGTTGTGGGGCATCTACCTGGGCCAGTTTTGCCTGAACTCGACGCTGTGGTTCTTCCTGACCTGGTTCCCGACCTACCTGGTGAAATACCGCGGCATGGACTTCATCAAATCCGGATTGCTGGCTTCGCTGCCGTTCCTGGCTGCGTTTGTCGGTGTGCTGTGTTCGGGGTTCTTTTCCGACTGGCTGATTCGCCGCGGTTATTCGGTGGGTTTTGCCCGCAAGCTACCGATCATTGGCGGGCTGCTGATTTCGACCTCGATCATTGGCGCCAACTTTGTCGAATCGACGCCGCTGGTGATTGCGTTTCTGGCGCTGGCGTTTTTCGGTAACGGCCTGGCATCGATCACCTGGTCGCTGGTGTCGACCCTGGCTCCGGCGCGACTGCTGGGGCTGACCGGAGGCGTGTTCAATTTCATCGGCAATCTGTCCGCCATCGCCACGCCAATCGTGATCGGTTTTCTGGCGACGGGTGACTCGTTTGCTCCGGCAATTACCTATATTTCGGTGCTGGCACTGCTGGGGGCGCTGTCTTACATCTTGCTGGTGGGCAAGGTTGAGAGGATCGAACTGTAGAAGTCGGTTGCCCGGGCGACCATAATGCCGTCCGGTTCTCACCCTTAATGGAATGGCTGGCTATGCAGGACGACTCCACGAAAATCGCACCGACCGGCACTCAAACCCTGCTCCGCGGGCTGGCTGTGGTGCAAGCGGTGGCCAATGGCGCACGGGATCTGAAGGACATTGCCCGGGTGATCGGGACCACGCGCAGCACGACGCACCGACTGGCCAGTTGCCTGGTGGACGAACGTTATCTGCGGGTCTTGCCCAAGGTGGGGTATTTGCTGGGCCCCAAGCTGATCGAGCTAGGGTTTCAGGCCCGGGAGGAATTGCCGCTGGTAACCCTGGCACAGCCGTACCTGGATGAACTGTCGGCGTTGACCGGCGACACCATTCATTTGGCGGTGCGCGAAGGGGACGAAGTGCTGTACTTGCACAAGAATCCGGGCCGCAATGGTCCGGAGATGCGTTCGCGGGTGGGGCACCGGATGCCCATTGCGCGTACGGGTATCGGCAAGGCCATGCTGCTGGACGCTCCCGTGGCCGAATGGCGGCGGGTGTTCGAGCTCAGCCAGCCTGTCGGCGGCAAGAACCCGCTATGGCCGGATCACGAGGAGGCCTCGTGGGAGCAGTTCGAGGAGCGGATGCGCAGTTATGTTGCGGGAGGCTATGCGTTTGACCTGGAAGACAACGAGCCCTCGATTCGTTGTGTGGCTGCACCGATACGTGATGCCAGC is a window of Pseudomonas taetrolens DNA encoding:
- the dgoD gene encoding galactonate dehydratase, which produces MKITKLTTYLVPPRWLFLKVETDEGVTGWGEPVVEGRAHTVAAAVEELSDYLIGKDPRNIEDIWTVLYRGGFYRGGAVHMSALAGIDQALWDIKGKALGVSVSDLLGGQVRDKIRVYSWIGGDRPADTARAAKEAVSRGFTAVKMNGTEELQFVDSFEKVDLALANVAAVRDAVGPNVGIGVDFHGRVHKPMAKVLMKELDPYKLMFIEEPVLSENYEALKELAPLTSTPIALGERLFSRWDFKRVLSEGYVDIIQPDASHAGGITETRKIANMAEAYDVALALHCPLGPIALAACLQLDAVCYNAFIQEQSLGIHYNESNDLLDYVKDPAVFDYDKGFVKIPNGPGLGIEINEEYVQERAVIGHRWRNPIWRHADGSFAEW
- a CDS encoding MFS transporter, with amino-acid sequence MTSTVAQASLVAPSRKRFFIMVLLFITVVINYLDRSNLSIAAPALTSDLGIDPIHVGLIFSAFGWTYAAMQIPGGWLVDRVPPRILYSVALLLWSVATVMLGFAASFIALFVLRMAVGALEAPAYPINSRVVTTWFPERERATAIGFYTSGQFVGLAFLTPVLAWLQHQWGWHMVFVSTGVVGIIWAVIWYAVYREPRDFKGANQAEIDLIIEGGGLVDIQAQTAKRKAPFSWYDLGIVLSKRKLWGIYLGQFCLNSTLWFFLTWFPTYLVKYRGMDFIKSGLLASLPFLAAFVGVLCSGFFSDWLIRRGYSVGFARKLPIIGGLLISTSIIGANFVESTPLVIAFLALAFFGNGLASITWSLVSTLAPARLLGLTGGVFNFIGNLSAIATPIVIGFLATGDSFAPAITYISVLALLGALSYILLVGKVERIEL
- a CDS encoding IclR family transcriptional regulator, whose product is MQDDSTKIAPTGTQTLLRGLAVVQAVANGARDLKDIARVIGTTRSTTHRLASCLVDERYLRVLPKVGYLLGPKLIELGFQAREELPLVTLAQPYLDELSALTGDTIHLAVREGDEVLYLHKNPGRNGPEMRSRVGHRMPIARTGIGKAMLLDAPVAEWRRVFELSQPVGGKNPLWPDHEEASWEQFEERMRSYVAGGYAFDLEDNEPSIRCVAAPIRDASHAIVAAISIASTVPYMPHEKMTGLIPVITHAARQLSAELGG